One genomic region from Bactrocera tryoni isolate S06 chromosome 3, CSIRO_BtryS06_freeze2, whole genome shotgun sequence encodes:
- the LOC120771131 gene encoding solute carrier family 12 member 6 isoform X3 — MPERFKVSKAEEESDPYPADENATGKLLNDIHDPCDNTQVEQNNEKSNIDANLYLYDDELDTRPHVSTFISSLANYENTIPSATDPDSKTAAPAARMGTLIGVFLPCIQNIFGVILFIRLTWVVGTAGAVCGFLIVLTCCCVTMLTAISMSAIATNGVVPAGGSYFMISRSLGPEFGGAVGMLFYTGTTLAAAMYIVGAVEIVLTYMAPWASIFGDFTKDPDAMYNNFRVYGTLLLLIMGLIVFLGVKFVNKFAAVALACVIFSIIAVYIGIFDNIHGNEKLYMCVLGKRLLKDIPIDNCTKSDTLLSDLYCNDNGCDEYYTNNNVTKVKGIKGLASGVFYENLLPSFLEKGQLIAYGKNTVDIENMAPSTYNQIMADITTSFTLLIGIFFPSVTGIMAGSNRSGDLADAQKSIPIGTICAILTTSTVYLSSVMLFAGTVDNLLLRDKFGQSIGGKLVVANIAWPNQWVILVGSFLSTLGAGLQSLTGAPRLLQAIARDEIIPFLSPFAVSSKRGEPTRALLLTIVICQCGILLGNVDLLAPLLSMFFLMCYGFVNLACAVQTLLRTPNWRPRFKFYHWGLSLVGLTLCISIMFMTSWYFALIAMGMAIVIYKYIEYRGAEKEWGDGIRGMALTAARYSLLRLEEGPPHTKNWRPQILVLSKFNDNFMPKYRKIFAFATQLKAGKGLTICVSVIQGDHHKITNRAVDAKAALRKLMDDEKVKGFCDVLVSRDIGEGLSSVIQTIGLGGMKPNTVIIGWPYSWRQEGKQSWKTFIQTVRTVAACHMALLVPKGINFFPESNHKIGGNIDIWWIVHDGGLLMLLPFLLKQHRTWRNCKLRIFTVAQMEDNSIQMKKDLKTFLYHLRIEADVEVVEMMNSDISAYTYERTLMMEQRNQMLRELRLNKKENSKIVQTIVDHHHDATKTSSKVRFADPTVNVEEKHENEADGDEKAKSKEAETDSLDAKLDNGSTLHTVEKGQSEDEKPEKNILGGNSNTTLKPDEINVRRMHTAVKLNEVIVNKSQDAQLVIMNLPGPPRESKIDRESNYMEFLEVLTEGLEKVLMVRGGGREVITIYS, encoded by the exons ATGCCAGAGAGATTTAAAGTATCTAAAGCTGAGGAAGAGTCAGATCCTTATCCAGCTGATGAAAATGCAACTGGAAAGCTTTTAAATGATATACATG ATCCTTGCGATAATACTCAAGTAGAGCAAAATAACGAGAAATCGAACATCGATGCCAACTTATACCTTTATGACGATGAATTGGACACCAGACCACACGTATCAACATTTATATCTTCACTCGCCAATTATGAAAACACCATACCATCAGCAACTGACCCGGATTCGAAAACGGCTGCACCTGCAGCTCGTATGG GTACATTAATCGGAGTTTTCTTGCCAtgtattcaaaacatttttggtgttaTCCTGTTTATTCGACTTACGTGGGTAGTGGGAACCGCTGGTGCAGTATGTGGATTTTTAATAGTATTAACATGTTGTTGTGTG ACCATGTTAACAGCAATCTCCATGTCAGCAATCGCTACAAATGGAGTGGTGCCTGCCGGTGGAAGCTATTTCATGATTTCGAG ATCGTTGGGACCAGAGTTCGGTGGCGCGGTGGGAATGTTATTTTATACAGGAACTACGCTGGCAGCTGCTATGTACATTGTGGGTGCCGTAGAAATTGTACTG ACTTATATGGCGCCGTGGGCATCAATATTTGGCGATTTCACCAAGGATCCGGATGCAATGTATAATAACTTCAGAGTTTACGGAACACTGCTTTTGCTTATTATGG gtttgattgtgtttttgggtgttaagtttgtaaataaattcgCAGCGGTCGCTTTAGCATGTGTAATATTCTCTATAATAGCGGTGTATATTGGAATATTTGACAATATTCACGGAAACGAAAAACTTTA TATGTGTGTCCTTGGAAAAAGGTTACTTAAAGATATTCCAATAGATAATTGTACTAAAAGTGATACACTCTTGTCGGACCTGTATTGCAATGATAATGGGTGCGATGAATATTACACAA atAATAATGTTACCAAAGTCAAAGGTATCAAGGGTCTTGCTAGTGGCGTGTTCTATGAGAACTTATTACCATCGTTTTTGGAA AAAGGTCAACTTATAGCTTATGGCAAAAATACAGTTGATATTGAAAATATGGCACCATCTACTTACAATCAGATAATGGCTGATATAACGACTTCGTTTACATTACTTATTGGAATATTTTTCCCATCAGTAACAG gcATAATGGCGGGATCTAATAGGTCTGGAGATTTGGCGGATGCTCAAAAAAGTATCCCGATAGGAACTATTTGCGCTATTTTAACAACAAGTACTGTATATTTATCAAGTGTCATGTTATTTGCGGGAACCGTGGATAATCTTCTCTTACGAGACAA ATTCGGACAATCTATAGGTGGTAAACTAGTAGTTGCAAATATAGCATGGCCAAATCAATGGGTAATATTGGTTGGCTCATTCTTATCGACACTTGGTGCTGGATTACAAAGTTTAACTGGCGCACCTCGTCTACTGCAGGCCATAGCAAGAGATGAAATCATTCCATTTTTATCACCGTTTGCGGTTTCTTCTAAACGTGGCGAACCTACAAGAGCCTTGCTTTTAACAATTGTTATATGTCAGTGCGGAATATTATTGG gTAACGTTGATCTACTGGCACCTTTATTATCTATGTTTTTCCTTATGTGTTACGGATTTGTGAATCTTGCTTGCGCTGTACAAACTTTGTTACGAACACCAAACTGGAGGCCACGATTCAAATTTTATCATTGGGGATTGTCATTAGTTGGTTTGACTTTGTGCATATCAATAATGTTTATGACATCTTGGTACTTTGCCTTGATTGCGATGGGAATGGCaatagttatatataaatatattgaatatcgTGG agcCGAAAAAGAATGGGGAGATGGAATCAGAGGAATGGCATTAACAGCTGCCAGATATTCGCTATTACGCTTAGAGGAAGGTCCACCACACACCAAAAACTGGCGCCCACAAATTTTAGTGCTGTCAAAATTCAATGACAACTTCATGCCgaaatacagaaaaatatttgcttttgcaactcaACTTAAAGCTGGGAAAGGCTTAACAATATGTGTATCGGTTATTCAGGGTGATCatcataaaattacaaatagaGCTGTGGATGCCAAAGCGGCTTTGAGAAAATTAATGGACGATGAAAAAGTGAAAGGTTTCTGTGATGTATTGGTTTCACGAGATATAGGGGAGGGCTTAAGTTCtgt aattcaGACAATAGGCCTTGGAGGTATGAAGCCAAATACAGTTATAATTGGGTGGCCCTATAGTTGGAGACAAGAGGGTAAACAAAGTTGGAAAACATTTATACAAACCGTTCGAACAGTAGCTGCGTGCCATATGGCCCTACTAGTTCCAAAGGGAATAAATTTCTTTCCAGAATCTAATCATAAG aTTGGAGGCAATATCGACATTTGGTGGATTGTACATGATGGAGGTCTCCTTATGTTATTACCTTTTCTGTTGAAACAGCATCGTACTTGGAGAAACTGCAAATTGAGAATTTTTACAGTCGCACAAATGGAGGATAATTcaattcaaatgaaaaaagacTTAAAAACTTTTCTATATCACTTACGAATTGAGGCCGACGTGGAGGTTGTGGAAATG ATGAACAGTGATATATCTGCCTATACATATGAGAGAACATTGATGATGGAACAGAGAAATCAAATGTTGAGGGAACTGCGTTTGAATAAGAAAGAAAACTCTAAAATA GTTCAGACAATTGTTGATCATCATCATGATGCAACGAAGACCTCTTCAAAAGTTCGATTTGCAGATCCAACCGTTAATGTAGAAGAAAAACATGAAAAC GAGGCCGATGGGGATGAAAAAGCGAAGTCAAAAGAGGCTGAAACCGACTCACTAGATGCTAAATTGGATAATGGATCCACACTACATACTGTAGAAAAAGGACAAAGTGAAGACGAAAAgcctgaaaaaaatattttaggcgGAAATTCGAACACAACCTTGAAACC tgATGAAATTAATGTTCGCCGAATGCACACGGCAGTTAAGCTAAACGAGgttattgtaaataaatcaCAAGATGCCCAACTTGTCATAATGAATTTACCTGGACCTCCGCGGGAATCTAAAATCGATCGTGAAAGCAATT ATATGGAATTTTTAGAGGTTCTTACCGAGGGTCTAGAAAAGGTATTAATGGTGCGGGGAGGAGGTCGCGAAGTAATAACAATATATTCTTaa
- the LOC120771131 gene encoding solute carrier family 12 member 6 isoform X1 gives MPERFKVSKAEEESDPYPADENATGKLLNDIHDPCDNTQVEQNNEKSNIDANLYLYDDELDTRPHVSTFISSLANYENTIPSATDPDSKTAAPAARMGTLIGVFLPCIQNIFGVILFIRLTWVVGTAGAVCGFLIVLTCCCVTMLTAISMSAIATNGVVPAGGSYFMISRSLGPEFGGAVGMLFYTGTTLAAAMYIVGAVEIVLTYMAPWASIFGDFTKDPDAMYNNFRVYGTLLLLIMGLIVFLGVKFVNKFAAVALACVIFSIIAVYIGIFDNIHGNEKLYMCVLGKRLLKDIPIDNCTKSDTLLSDLYCNDNGCDEYYTNNNVTKVKGIKGLASGVFYENLLPSFLEKGQLIAYGKNTVDIENMAPSTYNQIMADITTSFTLLIGIFFPSVTGIMAGSNRSGDLADAQKSIPIGTICAILTTSTVYLSSVMLFAGTVDNLLLRDKFGQSIGGKLVVANIAWPNQWVILVGSFLSTLGAGLQSLTGAPRLLQAIARDEIIPFLSPFAVSSKRGEPTRALLLTIVICQCGILLGNVDLLAPLLSMFFLMCYGFVNLACAVQTLLRTPNWRPRFKFYHWGLSLVGLTLCISIMFMTSWYFALIAMGMAIVIYKYIEYRGAEKEWGDGIRGMALTAARYSLLRLEEGPPHTKNWRPQILVLSKFNDNFMPKYRKIFAFATQLKAGKGLTICVSVIQGDHHKITNRAVDAKAALRKLMDDEKVKGFCDVLVSRDIGEGLSSVIQTIGLGGMKPNTVIIGWPYSWRQEGKQSWKTFIQTVRTVAACHMALLVPKGINFFPESNHKIGGNIDIWWIVHDGGLLMLLPFLLKQHRTWRNCKLRIFTVAQMEDNSIQMKKDLKTFLYHLRIEADVEVVEMMNSDISAYTYERTLMMEQRNQMLRELRLNKKENSKIVQTLVDFKETTGDDKLPLVQTIVDHHHDATKTSSKVRFADPTVNVEEKHENEADGDEKAKSKEAETDSLDAKLDNGSTLHTVEKGQSEDEKPEKNILGGNSNTTLKPDEINVRRMHTAVKLNEVIVNKSQDAQLVIMNLPGPPRESKIDRESNYMEFLEVLTEGLEKVLMVRGGGREVITIYS, from the exons ATGCCAGAGAGATTTAAAGTATCTAAAGCTGAGGAAGAGTCAGATCCTTATCCAGCTGATGAAAATGCAACTGGAAAGCTTTTAAATGATATACATG ATCCTTGCGATAATACTCAAGTAGAGCAAAATAACGAGAAATCGAACATCGATGCCAACTTATACCTTTATGACGATGAATTGGACACCAGACCACACGTATCAACATTTATATCTTCACTCGCCAATTATGAAAACACCATACCATCAGCAACTGACCCGGATTCGAAAACGGCTGCACCTGCAGCTCGTATGG GTACATTAATCGGAGTTTTCTTGCCAtgtattcaaaacatttttggtgttaTCCTGTTTATTCGACTTACGTGGGTAGTGGGAACCGCTGGTGCAGTATGTGGATTTTTAATAGTATTAACATGTTGTTGTGTG ACCATGTTAACAGCAATCTCCATGTCAGCAATCGCTACAAATGGAGTGGTGCCTGCCGGTGGAAGCTATTTCATGATTTCGAG ATCGTTGGGACCAGAGTTCGGTGGCGCGGTGGGAATGTTATTTTATACAGGAACTACGCTGGCAGCTGCTATGTACATTGTGGGTGCCGTAGAAATTGTACTG ACTTATATGGCGCCGTGGGCATCAATATTTGGCGATTTCACCAAGGATCCGGATGCAATGTATAATAACTTCAGAGTTTACGGAACACTGCTTTTGCTTATTATGG gtttgattgtgtttttgggtgttaagtttgtaaataaattcgCAGCGGTCGCTTTAGCATGTGTAATATTCTCTATAATAGCGGTGTATATTGGAATATTTGACAATATTCACGGAAACGAAAAACTTTA TATGTGTGTCCTTGGAAAAAGGTTACTTAAAGATATTCCAATAGATAATTGTACTAAAAGTGATACACTCTTGTCGGACCTGTATTGCAATGATAATGGGTGCGATGAATATTACACAA atAATAATGTTACCAAAGTCAAAGGTATCAAGGGTCTTGCTAGTGGCGTGTTCTATGAGAACTTATTACCATCGTTTTTGGAA AAAGGTCAACTTATAGCTTATGGCAAAAATACAGTTGATATTGAAAATATGGCACCATCTACTTACAATCAGATAATGGCTGATATAACGACTTCGTTTACATTACTTATTGGAATATTTTTCCCATCAGTAACAG gcATAATGGCGGGATCTAATAGGTCTGGAGATTTGGCGGATGCTCAAAAAAGTATCCCGATAGGAACTATTTGCGCTATTTTAACAACAAGTACTGTATATTTATCAAGTGTCATGTTATTTGCGGGAACCGTGGATAATCTTCTCTTACGAGACAA ATTCGGACAATCTATAGGTGGTAAACTAGTAGTTGCAAATATAGCATGGCCAAATCAATGGGTAATATTGGTTGGCTCATTCTTATCGACACTTGGTGCTGGATTACAAAGTTTAACTGGCGCACCTCGTCTACTGCAGGCCATAGCAAGAGATGAAATCATTCCATTTTTATCACCGTTTGCGGTTTCTTCTAAACGTGGCGAACCTACAAGAGCCTTGCTTTTAACAATTGTTATATGTCAGTGCGGAATATTATTGG gTAACGTTGATCTACTGGCACCTTTATTATCTATGTTTTTCCTTATGTGTTACGGATTTGTGAATCTTGCTTGCGCTGTACAAACTTTGTTACGAACACCAAACTGGAGGCCACGATTCAAATTTTATCATTGGGGATTGTCATTAGTTGGTTTGACTTTGTGCATATCAATAATGTTTATGACATCTTGGTACTTTGCCTTGATTGCGATGGGAATGGCaatagttatatataaatatattgaatatcgTGG agcCGAAAAAGAATGGGGAGATGGAATCAGAGGAATGGCATTAACAGCTGCCAGATATTCGCTATTACGCTTAGAGGAAGGTCCACCACACACCAAAAACTGGCGCCCACAAATTTTAGTGCTGTCAAAATTCAATGACAACTTCATGCCgaaatacagaaaaatatttgcttttgcaactcaACTTAAAGCTGGGAAAGGCTTAACAATATGTGTATCGGTTATTCAGGGTGATCatcataaaattacaaatagaGCTGTGGATGCCAAAGCGGCTTTGAGAAAATTAATGGACGATGAAAAAGTGAAAGGTTTCTGTGATGTATTGGTTTCACGAGATATAGGGGAGGGCTTAAGTTCtgt aattcaGACAATAGGCCTTGGAGGTATGAAGCCAAATACAGTTATAATTGGGTGGCCCTATAGTTGGAGACAAGAGGGTAAACAAAGTTGGAAAACATTTATACAAACCGTTCGAACAGTAGCTGCGTGCCATATGGCCCTACTAGTTCCAAAGGGAATAAATTTCTTTCCAGAATCTAATCATAAG aTTGGAGGCAATATCGACATTTGGTGGATTGTACATGATGGAGGTCTCCTTATGTTATTACCTTTTCTGTTGAAACAGCATCGTACTTGGAGAAACTGCAAATTGAGAATTTTTACAGTCGCACAAATGGAGGATAATTcaattcaaatgaaaaaagacTTAAAAACTTTTCTATATCACTTACGAATTGAGGCCGACGTGGAGGTTGTGGAAATG ATGAACAGTGATATATCTGCCTATACATATGAGAGAACATTGATGATGGAACAGAGAAATCAAATGTTGAGGGAACTGCGTTTGAATAAGAAAGAAAACTCTAAAATA gtaCAGACTCTAGTGGATTTTAAGGAAACCACCGGGGATGATAAGTTACCTTTG GTTCAGACAATTGTTGATCATCATCATGATGCAACGAAGACCTCTTCAAAAGTTCGATTTGCAGATCCAACCGTTAATGTAGAAGAAAAACATGAAAAC GAGGCCGATGGGGATGAAAAAGCGAAGTCAAAAGAGGCTGAAACCGACTCACTAGATGCTAAATTGGATAATGGATCCACACTACATACTGTAGAAAAAGGACAAAGTGAAGACGAAAAgcctgaaaaaaatattttaggcgGAAATTCGAACACAACCTTGAAACC tgATGAAATTAATGTTCGCCGAATGCACACGGCAGTTAAGCTAAACGAGgttattgtaaataaatcaCAAGATGCCCAACTTGTCATAATGAATTTACCTGGACCTCCGCGGGAATCTAAAATCGATCGTGAAAGCAATT ATATGGAATTTTTAGAGGTTCTTACCGAGGGTCTAGAAAAGGTATTAATGGTGCGGGGAGGAGGTCGCGAAGTAATAACAATATATTCTTaa
- the LOC120771131 gene encoding solute carrier family 12 member 6 isoform X2, with protein sequence MSIKSVQNKSLEMEIGTHSEKENKDPCDNTQVEQNNEKSNIDANLYLYDDELDTRPHVSTFISSLANYENTIPSATDPDSKTAAPAARMGTLIGVFLPCIQNIFGVILFIRLTWVVGTAGAVCGFLIVLTCCCVTMLTAISMSAIATNGVVPAGGSYFMISRSLGPEFGGAVGMLFYTGTTLAAAMYIVGAVEIVLTYMAPWASIFGDFTKDPDAMYNNFRVYGTLLLLIMGLIVFLGVKFVNKFAAVALACVIFSIIAVYIGIFDNIHGNEKLYMCVLGKRLLKDIPIDNCTKSDTLLSDLYCNDNGCDEYYTNNNVTKVKGIKGLASGVFYENLLPSFLEKGQLIAYGKNTVDIENMAPSTYNQIMADITTSFTLLIGIFFPSVTGIMAGSNRSGDLADAQKSIPIGTICAILTTSTVYLSSVMLFAGTVDNLLLRDKFGQSIGGKLVVANIAWPNQWVILVGSFLSTLGAGLQSLTGAPRLLQAIARDEIIPFLSPFAVSSKRGEPTRALLLTIVICQCGILLGNVDLLAPLLSMFFLMCYGFVNLACAVQTLLRTPNWRPRFKFYHWGLSLVGLTLCISIMFMTSWYFALIAMGMAIVIYKYIEYRGAEKEWGDGIRGMALTAARYSLLRLEEGPPHTKNWRPQILVLSKFNDNFMPKYRKIFAFATQLKAGKGLTICVSVIQGDHHKITNRAVDAKAALRKLMDDEKVKGFCDVLVSRDIGEGLSSVIQTIGLGGMKPNTVIIGWPYSWRQEGKQSWKTFIQTVRTVAACHMALLVPKGINFFPESNHKIGGNIDIWWIVHDGGLLMLLPFLLKQHRTWRNCKLRIFTVAQMEDNSIQMKKDLKTFLYHLRIEADVEVVEMMNSDISAYTYERTLMMEQRNQMLRELRLNKKENSKIVQTLVDFKETTGDDKLPLVQTIVDHHHDATKTSSKVRFADPTVNVEEKHENEADGDEKAKSKEAETDSLDAKLDNGSTLHTVEKGQSEDEKPEKNILGGNSNTTLKPDEINVRRMHTAVKLNEVIVNKSQDAQLVIMNLPGPPRESKIDRESNYMEFLEVLTEGLEKVLMVRGGGREVITIYS encoded by the exons ATGTCTATTAAAAGTGTGCAAAATAAATCTTTGGAAATGGAAATCGGTACTCATAGTGAGAAGGAAAATAAAG ATCCTTGCGATAATACTCAAGTAGAGCAAAATAACGAGAAATCGAACATCGATGCCAACTTATACCTTTATGACGATGAATTGGACACCAGACCACACGTATCAACATTTATATCTTCACTCGCCAATTATGAAAACACCATACCATCAGCAACTGACCCGGATTCGAAAACGGCTGCACCTGCAGCTCGTATGG GTACATTAATCGGAGTTTTCTTGCCAtgtattcaaaacatttttggtgttaTCCTGTTTATTCGACTTACGTGGGTAGTGGGAACCGCTGGTGCAGTATGTGGATTTTTAATAGTATTAACATGTTGTTGTGTG ACCATGTTAACAGCAATCTCCATGTCAGCAATCGCTACAAATGGAGTGGTGCCTGCCGGTGGAAGCTATTTCATGATTTCGAG ATCGTTGGGACCAGAGTTCGGTGGCGCGGTGGGAATGTTATTTTATACAGGAACTACGCTGGCAGCTGCTATGTACATTGTGGGTGCCGTAGAAATTGTACTG ACTTATATGGCGCCGTGGGCATCAATATTTGGCGATTTCACCAAGGATCCGGATGCAATGTATAATAACTTCAGAGTTTACGGAACACTGCTTTTGCTTATTATGG gtttgattgtgtttttgggtgttaagtttgtaaataaattcgCAGCGGTCGCTTTAGCATGTGTAATATTCTCTATAATAGCGGTGTATATTGGAATATTTGACAATATTCACGGAAACGAAAAACTTTA TATGTGTGTCCTTGGAAAAAGGTTACTTAAAGATATTCCAATAGATAATTGTACTAAAAGTGATACACTCTTGTCGGACCTGTATTGCAATGATAATGGGTGCGATGAATATTACACAA atAATAATGTTACCAAAGTCAAAGGTATCAAGGGTCTTGCTAGTGGCGTGTTCTATGAGAACTTATTACCATCGTTTTTGGAA AAAGGTCAACTTATAGCTTATGGCAAAAATACAGTTGATATTGAAAATATGGCACCATCTACTTACAATCAGATAATGGCTGATATAACGACTTCGTTTACATTACTTATTGGAATATTTTTCCCATCAGTAACAG gcATAATGGCGGGATCTAATAGGTCTGGAGATTTGGCGGATGCTCAAAAAAGTATCCCGATAGGAACTATTTGCGCTATTTTAACAACAAGTACTGTATATTTATCAAGTGTCATGTTATTTGCGGGAACCGTGGATAATCTTCTCTTACGAGACAA ATTCGGACAATCTATAGGTGGTAAACTAGTAGTTGCAAATATAGCATGGCCAAATCAATGGGTAATATTGGTTGGCTCATTCTTATCGACACTTGGTGCTGGATTACAAAGTTTAACTGGCGCACCTCGTCTACTGCAGGCCATAGCAAGAGATGAAATCATTCCATTTTTATCACCGTTTGCGGTTTCTTCTAAACGTGGCGAACCTACAAGAGCCTTGCTTTTAACAATTGTTATATGTCAGTGCGGAATATTATTGG gTAACGTTGATCTACTGGCACCTTTATTATCTATGTTTTTCCTTATGTGTTACGGATTTGTGAATCTTGCTTGCGCTGTACAAACTTTGTTACGAACACCAAACTGGAGGCCACGATTCAAATTTTATCATTGGGGATTGTCATTAGTTGGTTTGACTTTGTGCATATCAATAATGTTTATGACATCTTGGTACTTTGCCTTGATTGCGATGGGAATGGCaatagttatatataaatatattgaatatcgTGG agcCGAAAAAGAATGGGGAGATGGAATCAGAGGAATGGCATTAACAGCTGCCAGATATTCGCTATTACGCTTAGAGGAAGGTCCACCACACACCAAAAACTGGCGCCCACAAATTTTAGTGCTGTCAAAATTCAATGACAACTTCATGCCgaaatacagaaaaatatttgcttttgcaactcaACTTAAAGCTGGGAAAGGCTTAACAATATGTGTATCGGTTATTCAGGGTGATCatcataaaattacaaatagaGCTGTGGATGCCAAAGCGGCTTTGAGAAAATTAATGGACGATGAAAAAGTGAAAGGTTTCTGTGATGTATTGGTTTCACGAGATATAGGGGAGGGCTTAAGTTCtgt aattcaGACAATAGGCCTTGGAGGTATGAAGCCAAATACAGTTATAATTGGGTGGCCCTATAGTTGGAGACAAGAGGGTAAACAAAGTTGGAAAACATTTATACAAACCGTTCGAACAGTAGCTGCGTGCCATATGGCCCTACTAGTTCCAAAGGGAATAAATTTCTTTCCAGAATCTAATCATAAG aTTGGAGGCAATATCGACATTTGGTGGATTGTACATGATGGAGGTCTCCTTATGTTATTACCTTTTCTGTTGAAACAGCATCGTACTTGGAGAAACTGCAAATTGAGAATTTTTACAGTCGCACAAATGGAGGATAATTcaattcaaatgaaaaaagacTTAAAAACTTTTCTATATCACTTACGAATTGAGGCCGACGTGGAGGTTGTGGAAATG ATGAACAGTGATATATCTGCCTATACATATGAGAGAACATTGATGATGGAACAGAGAAATCAAATGTTGAGGGAACTGCGTTTGAATAAGAAAGAAAACTCTAAAATA gtaCAGACTCTAGTGGATTTTAAGGAAACCACCGGGGATGATAAGTTACCTTTG GTTCAGACAATTGTTGATCATCATCATGATGCAACGAAGACCTCTTCAAAAGTTCGATTTGCAGATCCAACCGTTAATGTAGAAGAAAAACATGAAAAC GAGGCCGATGGGGATGAAAAAGCGAAGTCAAAAGAGGCTGAAACCGACTCACTAGATGCTAAATTGGATAATGGATCCACACTACATACTGTAGAAAAAGGACAAAGTGAAGACGAAAAgcctgaaaaaaatattttaggcgGAAATTCGAACACAACCTTGAAACC tgATGAAATTAATGTTCGCCGAATGCACACGGCAGTTAAGCTAAACGAGgttattgtaaataaatcaCAAGATGCCCAACTTGTCATAATGAATTTACCTGGACCTCCGCGGGAATCTAAAATCGATCGTGAAAGCAATT ATATGGAATTTTTAGAGGTTCTTACCGAGGGTCTAGAAAAGGTATTAATGGTGCGGGGAGGAGGTCGCGAAGTAATAACAATATATTCTTaa